One genomic segment of Mesoterricola silvestris includes these proteins:
- a CDS encoding cache domain-containing protein, with amino-acid sequence MRNRCLIALAGLTCLASHAQGHTAAQAENVVRRAIVYAQKNGLDKLIQQTNQPNGIFHVGSGSDLYLLVIDRKGIARANGFKADIVGTNRMAIKDVDGKFYMRDLLELAKTKPSGWVDYKFANPISGKIERKSTYFEVYEDVAVCCGIYKP; translated from the coding sequence ATGCGGAACCGCTGCTTGATCGCCCTGGCGGGCCTGACCTGCCTGGCCTCCCACGCCCAGGGCCACACGGCGGCCCAGGCCGAGAACGTCGTGCGCCGCGCCATCGTCTATGCCCAGAAGAACGGCCTGGACAAGCTGATCCAACAGACCAACCAGCCCAACGGCATCTTCCACGTGGGTTCGGGAAGCGATCTCTACCTCCTGGTCATCGACCGGAAGGGCATCGCCCGGGCCAACGGCTTCAAGGCCGATATCGTCGGCACCAACCGCATGGCCATCAAGGACGTGGACGGAAAGTTCTACATGCGGGACCTCCTCGAACTCGCCAAGACGAAGCCCAGCGGCTGGGTCGACTACAAGTTCGCCAACCCCATCTCCGGAAAAATCGAACGAAAGAGCACCTACTTCGAAGTCTACGAAGACGTCGCGGTGTGCTGCGGAATCTACAAACCCTAG
- a CDS encoding GGDEF domain-containing response regulator yields MDLLAITRHPGLVEALRTAFGGAGFTVERIADPLEALAREAWNGARMVLVDAVADPMDGYRLCRLLRGESGALFRHVPVFLVLDHLPTEADRAALAAAEGDGFVEADSGAHRLQHTLGPLLDGTAARDGGGPLPALAVGLPPETAARIQEAVAPCGFALRAWDAGDLAAGLERFRPPILFLGVDDTGEKAREVLEGCRGSEPAPYVILVGGDVSEATQRRLLESGARDWIPLPLAGPLLLHGCRRALEWVHVKRLKQEYQHQLRDMAERRSALEREATSLRSEVLTDPLTELLNRRAFTQHLEHAVNRWERNRRPFVLILGDLDYFKLTNDRFGHLVGDAVLRAVGQRIRSSLRRSDLAFRIGGEEFAILLLETSLKAGTEVAEKIRERIEAAPLKVESGQTVFPTMSFGVGAPDAEDAGNLFLRVDEALYLAKHKGRNRVEVMTMG; encoded by the coding sequence ATGGACCTCCTAGCGATCACACGACACCCGGGACTGGTTGAAGCGCTTCGCACCGCCTTCGGCGGGGCCGGGTTCACCGTGGAGCGCATCGCCGATCCCCTGGAGGCCCTGGCCCGGGAGGCCTGGAACGGGGCCCGCATGGTCCTGGTGGACGCCGTGGCCGACCCCATGGACGGGTATCGCCTCTGCCGCCTCCTGCGGGGGGAATCCGGCGCCCTGTTCCGCCACGTTCCGGTCTTCCTGGTGCTGGACCACCTGCCCACGGAGGCCGACCGCGCCGCGCTGGCGGCGGCGGAGGGGGACGGGTTCGTGGAGGCCGACAGCGGCGCGCACCGGCTCCAGCACACCCTCGGCCCGCTCCTGGACGGCACCGCCGCCCGGGACGGAGGCGGGCCTCTTCCGGCCCTGGCCGTGGGGCTCCCCCCGGAAACGGCCGCCCGCATCCAGGAGGCCGTGGCCCCCTGCGGATTCGCCCTCCGCGCCTGGGATGCCGGGGACCTGGCCGCCGGCCTGGAACGCTTCCGCCCGCCCATCCTGTTCCTGGGGGTGGACGACACGGGCGAGAAGGCCCGGGAGGTCCTGGAAGGCTGCCGCGGGTCGGAGCCGGCCCCCTACGTCATCCTGGTGGGCGGGGACGTGTCCGAGGCCACCCAGCGCAGGCTCCTGGAATCCGGCGCCCGGGACTGGATCCCCCTGCCCCTGGCCGGCCCCCTCCTGCTCCACGGCTGCCGCCGGGCGCTGGAGTGGGTGCACGTGAAGCGCCTGAAACAGGAGTACCAGCACCAGCTCCGGGACATGGCCGAGCGCCGCTCCGCCCTGGAACGGGAGGCCACCAGCCTGCGCAGCGAGGTCCTCACCGATCCCCTCACCGAACTCCTCAACCGCCGGGCCTTCACCCAGCACCTGGAGCACGCCGTGAACCGGTGGGAGCGCAACCGGCGGCCCTTCGTGCTCATCCTGGGGGACCTGGACTACTTCAAGCTCACCAACGACCGCTTCGGCCACCTGGTGGGGGACGCCGTCCTGCGGGCCGTGGGCCAGCGCATCCGGTCCAGCCTGCGCCGCAGCGACCTGGCCTTCCGCATCGGCGGCGAGGAGTTCGCCATCCTGCTCCTGGAGACCAGCCTTAAGGCCGGCACCGAGGTGGCCGAGAAGATCCGCGAGCGCATCGAGGCCGCGCCCCTGAAGGTGGAATCCGGCCAGACGGTGTTCCCCACCATGAGTTTCGGGGTTGGCGCGCCGGACGCCGAGGACGCCGGCAACCTTTTCCTGCGGGTGGACGAAGCGCTGTATCTGGCCAAGCACAAGGGCCGAAATCGCGTCGAAGTAATGACTATGGGCTAG
- the trxB gene encoding thioredoxin-disulfide reductase, with product MSHHKIIVIGTGPAGYTAAIYASRANLAPLVFEGAQPGGQLTITTEVENYPGFREGIMGPALMDEMRAQAERFGTVIKAETVLKADLASSPRTITTDQGTYTCDALIIATGASAKWMGIRKDEELSRTGGGVSACATCDGFFFRGKEIAVVGGGDTALEEATFLTKFASKVTLIHRRDRLRASKAMQERAMRNEKIAFKWNAVVEDILTRDHDLPTGGTVAKVATLKLKDTVTGASEDLPVEGLFVAIGHQPNTSLFTGQLPMNEAGYLDVEPGSTRTPVAGVFACGDVQDHQYRQAITAAGSGCMAAIDAERWLSEHGLAE from the coding sequence GTGTCCCACCACAAGATCATCGTCATCGGCACCGGCCCCGCCGGCTACACCGCGGCCATCTATGCCTCCCGGGCCAATCTGGCCCCCCTGGTCTTCGAGGGCGCGCAGCCCGGGGGCCAGCTCACCATCACCACGGAGGTGGAGAACTATCCGGGCTTCCGCGAAGGCATCATGGGCCCGGCCCTCATGGACGAAATGCGCGCCCAGGCCGAGCGGTTCGGCACGGTGATCAAGGCCGAGACGGTGCTCAAGGCGGACCTGGCCTCGTCCCCCAGGACGATCACCACCGACCAGGGCACCTACACCTGCGACGCCCTGATCATCGCCACCGGCGCCTCGGCCAAGTGGATGGGGATCCGCAAGGACGAGGAGCTGAGCCGCACCGGCGGCGGGGTTTCCGCCTGCGCCACCTGCGACGGGTTCTTCTTCCGCGGCAAGGAGATCGCCGTGGTGGGCGGCGGCGACACCGCCCTGGAAGAGGCCACCTTCCTCACCAAGTTCGCCTCCAAGGTCACGCTCATCCACCGCCGCGACCGGCTGCGGGCCTCCAAGGCCATGCAGGAGCGGGCCATGCGCAACGAGAAGATCGCCTTCAAGTGGAACGCCGTGGTGGAGGACATCCTCACCCGGGACCACGACCTGCCCACCGGCGGCACCGTCGCCAAGGTCGCCACCCTCAAGCTCAAGGACACCGTCACCGGCGCCTCCGAGGACCTGCCCGTGGAAGGCCTGTTCGTGGCCATCGGCCACCAGCCCAACACCAGCCTCTTCACCGGGCAGCTGCCCATGAACGAGGCGGGCTACCTGGACGTGGAGCCCGGTTCCACCCGCACGCCCGTGGCGGGCGTCTTCGCCTGCGGCGACGTGCAGGACCACCAGTACCGGCAGGCCATCACGGCCGCGGGTTCGGGCTGCATGGCGGCCATCGACGCGGAACGCTGGCTGTCGGAGCACGGCCTGGCCGAGTGA
- a CDS encoding ligand-binding sensor domain-containing protein, whose amino-acid sequence MGIREGLVAWVFCMVATAGPPEPGRLPFVMLGTDQGLSSGAVVCMAQDRDGFLWMGSENGLLRYEGGQSRQWTAEDGLPSASVGKLAACPDGGVWVATGRGLVRFREGRFETITVDGRPYVHSASDLALDRRGRLWAYTFDGLIRQKEGLAFESLDWTTPGTVYGIMAGPRSGSVYVAGQHGIQVFREDGGRVSWGAAQGLPPRGPLVVAEDGRGRVWAGAGSLLLMKGPESPRFQDESGRLKAAVSPNGQPYLDRDGSVWIPTQDGVQQMDGERLDTARGLPFRWVRSVFRDREGALWVMGPGLAHMLGRGRVLNHPLTVGESGEVVWYLTRDARGRMIAATDNGAVRMEAQGPVRIPGTEGTRIKGMAVDRAGTLWMVNTRGPTLWLRPGRPRAEVAPLGGLGFGANSVFVDAGGTVWIGGTRQGLLRFEARAGRLVVEVPPAFRGTGQLGVYEIHGDAQGGLWAGCDGGLLLRPRGGAWSFFAAAPGTRVRGLALLPDGTAWIHFEEPLGLAHVRPAEGALQVLERRTKGWGLGSNMVYAVRLDERGRLWASTDKGLDRVEPALHLGRRDGMVNEDCSISALRVEGDIVWVGTSGGLVRFDSAGAAAPAEAPRAFVMALEGSSRTLEPPFAALDPLPHGKATVEFRVAAPSYLQEQDLRFQVRLRGLEDTWREVEGRRVLFPALRGGRYRFEVRAAQGQGPFGPVAGVDFRVTRPWWRTGWAYTLAALAGALAVAALVRLRNAALRRRSEALEALVATRTRELSQRNTELSEALGKVKQLSGLLPICAHCKKIRDDQGYWNQLEQYLSRHAEVGFSHGICPDCAAQMFPDLVKRRAERGG is encoded by the coding sequence GTGGGAATTCGGGAAGGCCTGGTGGCCTGGGTGTTCTGCATGGTGGCGACCGCCGGACCCCCGGAGCCGGGCCGGCTGCCCTTCGTCATGCTGGGCACGGACCAGGGCCTGTCCTCGGGGGCCGTGGTGTGCATGGCCCAGGACCGGGACGGGTTCCTGTGGATGGGCTCCGAGAACGGCCTGCTGCGCTACGAGGGCGGGCAGAGCCGCCAGTGGACCGCCGAGGACGGACTGCCCTCCGCCTCGGTGGGCAAACTGGCGGCCTGCCCCGACGGCGGGGTGTGGGTGGCCACCGGCCGGGGCCTGGTGCGGTTCCGGGAGGGGCGCTTCGAGACGATCACGGTGGACGGCCGGCCCTACGTCCATTCCGCCTCCGACCTGGCCCTGGACCGCCGGGGCCGGCTCTGGGCCTACACCTTCGACGGGCTCATCCGGCAGAAGGAGGGCCTGGCCTTCGAATCCCTGGACTGGACGACCCCGGGCACCGTGTACGGCATCATGGCGGGCCCCCGTTCCGGGTCGGTGTACGTGGCCGGCCAGCACGGGATCCAGGTGTTCCGGGAGGACGGCGGCCGGGTTTCCTGGGGCGCGGCCCAGGGGCTTCCGCCCCGGGGTCCCCTGGTGGTGGCCGAGGACGGCAGGGGCCGGGTGTGGGCCGGCGCCGGGTCCCTCCTCCTGATGAAGGGGCCGGAGAGCCCCCGGTTCCAGGACGAATCCGGGCGCCTGAAGGCCGCCGTCTCCCCCAACGGGCAGCCCTACCTGGACCGGGACGGCTCGGTGTGGATCCCCACCCAGGACGGCGTCCAGCAGATGGATGGCGAGAGGCTGGACACCGCGCGGGGACTGCCCTTCCGGTGGGTGAGGAGCGTCTTCCGGGACCGGGAGGGGGCCCTCTGGGTGATGGGACCGGGGCTGGCCCACATGCTGGGCCGGGGGCGGGTGCTCAACCACCCCCTCACCGTCGGCGAATCCGGGGAGGTGGTGTGGTACCTCACCCGCGACGCCCGGGGGCGCATGATCGCCGCCACGGACAACGGGGCCGTCCGCATGGAGGCCCAGGGGCCGGTGCGGATCCCGGGAACGGAGGGCACGCGCATCAAGGGCATGGCCGTGGACCGGGCGGGCACCCTCTGGATGGTCAACACGCGCGGACCCACCCTCTGGCTCCGGCCCGGGCGGCCCCGGGCGGAGGTGGCGCCCCTGGGGGGCCTGGGCTTCGGCGCCAACAGCGTGTTCGTGGACGCCGGGGGGACCGTCTGGATCGGGGGCACGCGCCAGGGCCTCCTGCGTTTCGAGGCCCGTGCCGGCAGGCTGGTGGTGGAGGTGCCTCCGGCCTTCCGGGGCACCGGTCAGCTCGGGGTCTACGAGATCCACGGGGACGCCCAGGGCGGGCTGTGGGCCGGCTGTGACGGGGGCCTGCTGCTGCGCCCCCGGGGTGGCGCCTGGTCCTTTTTCGCCGCGGCCCCGGGCACCCGGGTGCGGGGCCTGGCGCTGCTGCCCGACGGCACGGCCTGGATCCACTTCGAGGAGCCCCTGGGGCTCGCCCATGTGAGGCCCGCGGAGGGCGCCCTGCAGGTGCTGGAGCGGCGCACGAAGGGCTGGGGGCTGGGCAGCAACATGGTCTATGCGGTGCGCCTGGACGAACGGGGGCGCCTCTGGGCGTCCACGGACAAGGGTCTGGACCGGGTGGAGCCGGCCCTCCACCTGGGGCGGCGGGACGGGATGGTGAACGAGGACTGCTCCATCAGCGCCCTCCGGGTGGAAGGGGACATCGTCTGGGTGGGCACCTCCGGCGGACTGGTGCGCTTCGACAGCGCCGGGGCCGCGGCCCCCGCCGAGGCGCCCCGGGCCTTCGTCATGGCCCTGGAAGGCTCAAGCCGCACCCTGGAGCCCCCCTTCGCCGCCCTGGATCCCCTGCCCCACGGCAAGGCCACGGTGGAATTCCGCGTGGCCGCGCCGAGCTACCTCCAGGAGCAGGATCTGCGGTTCCAGGTGCGCCTGCGGGGCCTGGAGGACACCTGGCGGGAGGTGGAGGGGCGGCGGGTGCTCTTTCCCGCCCTGCGGGGCGGCCGCTACCGGTTCGAGGTGCGGGCGGCCCAGGGCCAGGGTCCCTTCGGCCCCGTGGCGGGCGTGGATTTCCGGGTGACCCGGCCCTGGTGGCGGACGGGCTGGGCCTACACCCTCGCCGCCCTGGCGGGGGCCCTGGCCGTGGCGGCCCTCGTGCGCCTGCGCAACGCCGCCCTGCGCCGGCGGAGCGAGGCCCTGGAGGCCCTGGTGGCCACCCGCACCCGGGAACTCAGCCAGCGCAACACCGAGCTCAGCGAGGCCCTGGGCAAGGTGAAGCAGCTCTCCGGCCTCCTGCCCATCTGCGCGCACTGCAAGAAGATCCGGGATGACCAGGGCTACTGGAACCAGCTGGAGCAGTACCTCTCCCGGCACGCGGAAGTGGGGTTTTCCCATGGCATCTGCCCGGACTGCGCGGCCCAGATGTTTCCGGACCTCGTGAAAAGGCGCGCGGAGCGGGGGGGCTGA
- the mnmA gene encoding tRNA 2-thiouridine(34) synthase MnmA, translating into MGEGDRVLAAMSGGIDSSVMAALLGRAGFDVVGVSMQLFDKTRGGTRPETQGKCCTLDDFQDARRVAFQEGFPHYVLDLEGPFKAEVIDPFVRDYLAGETPSPCIRCNQHLKFRALLDAAADLDCAFVATGHYARITRDGAGYHLLKASDPQKDQSYFLFTHDQASLARTLFPLAGFTKVEVRQLARDLGLHLAEKAESQEICFIPQRYDRYIEEEGLAPEGGAEGPIRHLDGRVLGTHTGFWRFTVGQRKGIGVAYAAPLFVVRVDPATRTVWVGEAERLLGGEFTVKDLSWCGEAPAGDLDCRVRIRSRGAEAEARVRPLGGGRARVHLREPQRAIAPGQAAVFYRGEEVAGGGWIEAPAMG; encoded by the coding sequence CTGGGGGAGGGCGACCGCGTGCTGGCGGCCATGTCGGGGGGCATCGACAGTTCCGTCATGGCGGCCCTGCTGGGCCGGGCCGGGTTCGACGTGGTGGGCGTCTCCATGCAGCTCTTCGACAAGACCCGGGGCGGCACCCGCCCCGAAACCCAGGGCAAGTGCTGCACCCTCGATGACTTCCAGGACGCCCGCCGGGTGGCCTTCCAGGAGGGGTTCCCCCACTACGTCCTGGACCTGGAGGGGCCCTTCAAGGCCGAGGTCATCGACCCCTTCGTGAGGGACTATCTGGCGGGGGAAACCCCCAGCCCTTGCATCCGTTGCAATCAACACCTCAAGTTCCGCGCGCTGCTGGACGCGGCGGCGGACCTGGACTGCGCCTTCGTGGCCACCGGGCACTATGCGCGCATCACCCGGGACGGGGCGGGCTACCACCTGCTGAAGGCCTCGGATCCCCAGAAGGACCAGAGCTACTTCCTGTTCACCCACGACCAGGCCTCCCTGGCCCGCACCCTGTTCCCCCTGGCGGGCTTCACCAAGGTGGAGGTGCGCCAGCTGGCCCGGGACCTGGGGCTGCACCTGGCGGAGAAGGCCGAGAGCCAGGAGATCTGCTTCATCCCCCAGCGCTACGACCGGTACATCGAGGAGGAAGGGCTGGCCCCGGAGGGCGGGGCCGAAGGTCCCATCCGGCACCTGGACGGGCGGGTCCTGGGCACCCACACGGGCTTCTGGCGTTTCACGGTGGGCCAGCGCAAGGGGATCGGCGTGGCCTACGCCGCCCCGCTCTTCGTGGTGCGGGTGGACCCGGCCACCCGCACGGTGTGGGTGGGGGAGGCGGAGCGGCTCCTGGGGGGCGAATTCACCGTGAAGGACCTGTCCTGGTGCGGGGAGGCCCCGGCGGGGGACCTGGATTGCCGGGTGCGCATCCGCTCCCGGGGGGCCGAGGCGGAGGCCCGGGTGCGGCCCCTGGGAGGGGGGCGGGCCCGGGTCCACCTCCGGGAACCCCAGCGGGCCATCGCCCCGGGGCAGGCCGCGGTCTTCTACCGGGGCGAGGAAGTGGCGGGGGGAGGCTGGATCGAGGCCCCGGCCATGGGATAA
- a CDS encoding MbcA/ParS/Xre antitoxin family protein, translating into MALPNSTLVLPEPPEALALAGAGLRAFGRMAAFWGLSVDEQRLILGGLPRTTYYGLLKGTVHSVTRDTLERLSLLMGIWANLEILVPDPAAAAAWMRRPNPDHRFGGAAPLGWILQGTLASLVDVRRYLEAWRSGA; encoded by the coding sequence ATGGCCCTTCCGAACTCCACCCTCGTCCTTCCCGAACCCCCCGAGGCCCTGGCCCTGGCGGGGGCGGGGCTCCGGGCCTTCGGGCGCATGGCGGCCTTCTGGGGGCTCTCCGTGGACGAGCAGCGCCTCATCCTGGGCGGGCTGCCCAGGACCACCTATTATGGGCTCCTCAAGGGAACGGTCCATTCCGTCACCCGGGACACCCTGGAGCGCCTCTCCCTCCTGATGGGCATCTGGGCCAACCTGGAGATTCTCGTGCCCGATCCGGCGGCGGCCGCGGCGTGGATGCGCCGGCCGAACCCGGACCACCGGTTCGGCGGCGCCGCGCCCCTGGGGTGGATCCTGCAGGGCACCTTGGCCTCCCTGGTGGACGTGCGCCGCTACCTGGAGGCCTGGAGATCCGGCGCATGA
- a CDS encoding RES family NAD+ phosphorylase: MKRPEPVPICWPRAMRLVPARYRAEECFEAVRDPENPDSGALLARLSTLTAAAGQGDLDALDPSRVLFGPGAGWINASFITPRPGRFSTSRRGAFYLAGDLETSLAEVRHHLQLNYRREGITQPLDLDYRALTAHLEGRFPDIRSRLSARAPWSAIYAPDDWSAAQRFGAEMRDAGHAALVYASLRHPGGACAAVFDPNAVRACRHDTYLTFRWNGTAVAQVYEKRFLPFP, translated from the coding sequence ATGAAGCGGCCGGAACCCGTCCCCATCTGCTGGCCCCGGGCCATGCGCCTGGTCCCTGCCCGCTACAGGGCCGAGGAATGCTTCGAAGCCGTGCGGGATCCGGAGAACCCGGATTCCGGGGCCCTGCTGGCGCGCCTCAGCACCCTGACCGCCGCCGCGGGGCAGGGGGACCTGGACGCCCTGGACCCGTCCCGGGTGCTCTTCGGACCGGGGGCGGGATGGATCAACGCGTCCTTCATCACACCCCGCCCCGGCCGCTTTTCCACCTCCCGCCGGGGCGCGTTCTACCTGGCCGGGGACCTGGAAACCAGCCTCGCCGAGGTGCGCCACCACCTTCAGCTGAACTACCGCCGCGAGGGCATCACCCAGCCCCTGGACCTGGACTACCGCGCCCTCACGGCGCACCTGGAGGGCCGCTTCCCGGATATCCGTTCCCGCCTTTCGGCCCGGGCCCCCTGGTCCGCCATCTACGCCCCCGACGACTGGAGCGCCGCCCAGCGTTTCGGTGCCGAGATGCGCGACGCCGGCCACGCGGCCCTCGTGTACGCCAGCCTGCGCCACCCCGGCGGCGCCTGCGCCGCGGTCTTCGACCCCAACGCCGTCCGTGCCTGCCGCCACGACACGTACCTCACCTTCCGGTGGAACGGCACCGCCGTGGCCCAGGTCTACGAAAAGAGGTTCCTCCCCTTTCCCTAG
- a CDS encoding Ada metal-binding domain-containing protein, translating to MKRLVSALLLVTAAAWAQTPAKKPAPAPAPKAETKPAPKAEAKPAATGFVANKASKVFHTADCAVGAKIKADNKVTLATKAEAEKAGYKACKVCKP from the coding sequence ATGAAACGCCTCGTGTCCGCCCTTCTGCTTGTCACCGCCGCAGCCTGGGCCCAGACCCCCGCCAAGAAGCCCGCCCCCGCTCCCGCCCCCAAGGCCGAGACCAAGCCCGCCCCCAAGGCGGAAGCCAAGCCCGCCGCCACCGGGTTCGTGGCGAACAAGGCCTCCAAGGTCTTCCACACGGCCGATTGCGCCGTGGGCGCCAAGATCAAGGCCGACAACAAGGTCACCCTGGCCACCAAGGCCGAGGCGGAAAAGGCCGGCTACAAGGCCTGCAAGGTCTGCAAGCCCTGA
- a CDS encoding hybrid sensor histidine kinase/response regulator, translating to MPPTPARPAAQGRSHLGTAQLVLGLGGLLVLLVVAATTTSILLLRKREVDLWRNQMSSHSLVLAEHAFQNMATAHLALDAIADQVAAAGIRDPRDLRRRMGTLQAFTQLRERTAGMPQVDVATLVASNGDVINFTRSYPPPPINLADRDYFRARLENPSLGEFISVPVHNKGNGKWVFYISRRLQDARGGFLGLVLVGFSVDVFTDFYQRFAASLGRGASVSLYRDDFTLLTRWPRVDGEIGKRNLTGTTYTIIHKRGLASGTAYSVDMRMAEHRPVARLGAARVVASYPLLVNLTLTEDFFLANWRHMARLIAAVAAASLLAILAALRVLVRSIRRREADLAETLELKRQAEAANAAKSSFLATMGHEIRTPLNGVLGMSELLLQTPLDAEQQSHVHTVLASGRQLLAIVDEVLDFARIEGSRMELERVPFEPAALVADLAEAHGESCRAKGLTLRTQVDPAAPARVLGDPARLRQVVSHFLSNAIKFTETGTITLAVAAGAAPRLRFGVRDTGIGLPAGERDRLFAPFTQGDGTFTRSHGGAGLGLAISKGLVDLMGGEIGVDSRPGEGSEFYLEADFPAVLTESRPIHILLAEDNPVNRKLAGTLLTRLGCTFEVAVHGREALEAVARTPFDLVLMDCQMPEMDGYEAARRIREGEGEGRRLPIIAVSANATREDMDRCTRAGMDDFLSKPYASRSLLELIAKWSGPGRGMNKD from the coding sequence ATGCCCCCCACCCCCGCCAGACCCGCCGCCCAGGGCCGGAGCCACCTGGGAACCGCCCAGCTGGTCCTGGGCCTGGGGGGCCTCCTGGTGCTGCTGGTGGTGGCCGCCACGACCACCTCCATCCTCCTGCTGCGCAAGCGGGAGGTGGACCTCTGGCGCAACCAGATGTCGAGCCATTCCCTGGTGCTGGCCGAACACGCCTTCCAGAACATGGCCACGGCCCACCTGGCCCTGGACGCCATCGCCGACCAGGTGGCGGCCGCCGGCATCCGGGATCCCCGGGACCTGCGCCGGCGCATGGGGACCCTCCAGGCCTTCACCCAGCTCCGGGAGCGCACGGCCGGAATGCCCCAGGTGGACGTGGCCACCCTCGTGGCCTCCAACGGCGATGTCATCAATTTCACCCGCAGCTACCCCCCTCCACCCATCAACCTGGCGGACCGGGACTACTTCCGGGCCCGCCTGGAGAACCCCTCCCTGGGCGAGTTCATCAGCGTCCCCGTGCACAACAAAGGCAACGGGAAGTGGGTCTTCTACATCAGCCGCCGGCTCCAGGATGCCCGGGGCGGGTTCCTGGGCCTGGTGCTGGTGGGCTTCTCCGTGGACGTGTTCACGGACTTCTACCAGCGCTTCGCCGCGAGCCTGGGCCGGGGTGCCTCCGTCTCCCTGTACCGGGACGATTTCACCCTCCTCACCCGCTGGCCCCGGGTGGACGGGGAGATCGGGAAGCGCAACCTCACCGGCACCACGTACACGATCATCCACAAGCGGGGGCTGGCTTCGGGCACGGCCTATTCCGTGGACATGCGCATGGCCGAGCACCGCCCCGTGGCCCGCCTGGGCGCGGCCCGGGTGGTGGCGTCCTACCCCCTCCTCGTCAACCTGACCCTCACCGAGGATTTCTTCCTGGCCAACTGGCGGCACATGGCCCGGCTCATCGCGGCGGTGGCCGCGGCCAGCCTCCTGGCGATCCTGGCGGCCCTCCGGGTCCTGGTGCGCAGCATCCGCCGGAGGGAGGCCGACCTGGCCGAAACCCTGGAACTCAAGCGCCAGGCCGAAGCCGCCAACGCGGCCAAGTCCAGTTTCCTGGCCACCATGGGCCACGAGATCCGCACGCCCCTCAATGGCGTGCTGGGCATGTCCGAGCTGCTGCTCCAGACGCCCCTGGACGCCGAGCAGCAGTCCCACGTGCACACCGTCCTGGCCTCGGGGCGGCAACTGCTGGCCATCGTCGACGAAGTGCTGGACTTCGCCCGCATCGAGGGCTCGCGCATGGAACTGGAGCGGGTGCCCTTCGAACCCGCGGCCCTGGTGGCCGACCTGGCGGAGGCCCACGGCGAGAGCTGCCGGGCCAAGGGCCTGACCCTTCGCACCCAGGTGGATCCCGCCGCGCCCGCCCGGGTCCTGGGCGATCCCGCGCGCCTGCGGCAGGTGGTCTCCCACTTCCTCAGCAACGCCATCAAGTTCACGGAGACCGGGACCATCACCCTGGCGGTCGCGGCCGGCGCGGCCCCGCGCCTGCGCTTCGGGGTGCGGGACACCGGCATCGGCCTTCCGGCCGGGGAGCGGGACCGGCTCTTCGCGCCCTTCACCCAGGGGGACGGCACCTTCACCCGCTCCCATGGCGGCGCCGGCCTGGGCCTGGCCATCAGCAAAGGCCTGGTGGATCTCATGGGCGGGGAAATCGGCGTGGATAGCCGGCCCGGGGAGGGCTCCGAATTCTACCTGGAAGCCGACTTCCCGGCCGTCCTCACGGAGTCCCGCCCCATCCACATCCTCCTGGCCGAGGACAATCCCGTGAATCGGAAGCTGGCCGGGACCCTCCTCACCCGCCTGGGCTGCACCTTCGAGGTGGCCGTCCATGGCCGGGAGGCCCTGGAGGCCGTGGCCCGCACCCCCTTCGACCTGGTGCTCATGGATTGCCAGATGCCGGAAATGGACGGCTACGAGGCCGCCCGGCGCATCCGGGAGGGGGAAGGGGAGGGGAGGCGCCTGCCCATCATCGCCGTTTCCGCCAACGCCACCCGGGAGGACATGGACCGCTGCACCCGGGCGGGCATGGACGATTTCCTCAGCAAGCCCTACGCAAGCCGGAGCCTCCTGGAGCTCATCGCCAAGTGGTCGGGCCCGGGAAGGGGTATGAATAAAGATTGA
- a CDS encoding SPOR domain-containing protein — protein MNGPVRFILCGALTFLRAEEPARIQVFTAVPGTVRRGDSVTLAWSATGTDRVRLDPLGVDFPPTGSLSHPLVGRTIFWLHASNPSGGQSRPVVVDVIPEDRPPASPIHPVTPTPLPSPPPSPLPSPGAVWIQFAALASPVGVQRLREDLRRTAGIETVVSDVPDPQDPRRTLRRVRLGPFVSDREAKARLRDLKPRLAALALKPYVERPPGKAASPP, from the coding sequence ATGAACGGACCGGTTCGGTTCATCCTTTGCGGGGCCCTCACCTTCCTCCGGGCGGAGGAGCCGGCCCGGATCCAGGTGTTCACCGCCGTTCCGGGAACCGTGCGGCGGGGCGATTCCGTGACCCTCGCCTGGTCCGCCACCGGCACGGACCGGGTGAGGCTGGACCCCCTGGGGGTGGACTTCCCCCCCACCGGCTCCCTTTCCCATCCCCTGGTGGGCCGCACCATCTTCTGGCTCCATGCCTCCAACCCCTCCGGGGGCCAGAGCCGCCCGGTGGTGGTGGACGTGATCCCCGAGGACCGACCGCCCGCCTCGCCCATCCACCCGGTCACCCCTACGCCCCTCCCTTCGCCCCCACCTTCGCCCCTACCTTCGCCCGGTGCCGTGTGGATCCAGTTCGCCGCCCTGGCCTCGCCGGTCGGGGTCCAGCGTCTGCGGGAGGATCTGCGCCGCACCGCGGGCATCGAAACCGTGGTGTCGGACGTGCCGGATCCCCAGGATCCCCGGCGGACCCTGCGCCGCGTGCGCCTGGGCCCCTTCGTCTCGGACCGCGAAGCCAAGGCCCGGCTCCGGGATTTGAAGCCCCGCCTGGCCGCCCTGGCCCTGAAGCCCTATGTGGAACGGCCCCCGGGAAAGGCGGCATCCCCCCCTTGA